Below is a window of Chanodichthys erythropterus isolate Z2021 chromosome 19, ASM2448905v1, whole genome shotgun sequence DNA.
GAAGTTCTTTGGGACCATTTTTTGTAGTAATGAGGAAGACCATCCTCACAAGTCCATTTTTAGAGTATTTGGTATTTTGGTATTAGGATACTCTTACAAATACAACAAAACAAGTGCATATTCATGTTTACAGTCCCCGTTGAGCtctaattgttttttaattcattgaGGATGATCTGTGGGCGATTTGAAGGGTGTCTGAAGGATAAGCATGCAGTGTGTGTAGTGTTTCCAAGGATTATGTTACTTAATCCAGCAGGATTTATTATGTACTACAACAGGTGGCACCCTTGACATTCCTGGTGACTTTCATTATGTCATTAAGATGGtgtttaaaacacaaattaacTGGTTTGTCTGAGTAAAATGCTTGATGTGATTGTCTCAGAATGTAAAAAAGATCTCTTCAAAGAGCTTTATGTGTTTTCTTTCCAGGGTATGGCCACAGCGTTCCTCTGTCGGATGGTGGTAAGGCCTTCTGCATCATTTACTCAGTGGTGGGAATCCCGTTCACCCTGCTGTTCCTGACTGCGGTGGTCCAGAGGATCATGGAGTTCAGTACCCGCAGGCCCGTGGAGTACCTGCACCGGCGCTGGGGCATGTCCAAACCTCTGCTGGGCGCCCTGCACGCTTCCCTGCTGGCCATTATTACCATCTCCTGCTTCTTCCTTATACCTGCCATCATCTTCTCAGTACTGGAAGAGGAGTGGAATTTCCTAGAGTCCTTCTATTTCTGCTTCATCTCTCTTAGTACTATTGGCTTGGGTGACTATGTACCAGGAGAGGGCTACCACCAGAGGTTCAGAGAACTCTATAAATTGGGCATTACCTGTAAGTGAATCATTATTGATATACAGAgttatatactgtacatttcattttaattttactttccTACATTCACAcatgcactactgttcaaaagtttgggatcgcgAATGTTTGTTTAacgcagaactaagtaactttttttaccttcataaatagttttctaagtccttatgatggttaattgacttgtagtggtgtgtttgaggcgtgcactaaccccctctggcacgtctacgccaaaaaacagcacttgcaagttgagctgcaccgACCTGAAACaaaatctcgcctcatgttcacgttcacgcgagagtgacaaaatgctttacggtaattcgaaaacaatgtatatattatgactttataagacaatttcgaaaattacccacctcctatttgcaaaactactgtgctggtgagcgttgtagtcgttgtagtccagagctgcgctgaTTCACCGAAGGAACCAGTAgtgggagcttcgcaaatcttactgagttccgctttaatgttttttgaaagaagcctgttgttcaccaaggctgtattatttgatcaaaaatacaataaaactgtaatattgtgaaatattattatatatttattttctattttaatatattttaaaatgcaatttattcctgggatggcaaagctgaattttcagcagccattactccagtcttctgtgtcacatgatccttcagaaattattctactATGACGAtgtgttgctcaagaaacatttcttattattaatgttaaaaacaataGAATATTTTTCTGTAACAATGTagaagtctttactgtcacttttgataaatgtaatacattcttgctgaataaaagtaatttatttccaAGAAATTAGAACGGTAATGTATGTGCTAGAGACAATAAAACAATTAGCTTAACTTTAAACTTGAACTTTAGCTTAGTTTGCTAAACACAAAGAGCTTCTCAATCTCTCTTTAACCCTACCTGTCTTTCTCTTATACAGTCTATCTGATATTGGGCTTGATCGCGATGTTGGTGGTTCTGGAAACCTTCTGTGAACTTCAGCACCTGAAGAAGCTCAGGAAAATCTTCTacctaaagaaacaaaaaacgGAGGACCAGCTTAACATTGTGGATCATGATCACCTCTCCTTTGCTTCTGTGTCTGACCAAGCAGCCTCATTTAGAGAGGATAAGACTGATCTGTTTCCTGATGACATAGTCTCCACCTCACCTACTGCTACCTCTAATGGACCAATGGACCACTGAGGCATTTTGAAATTCTGTTTTTGGAACCCGACACGTTAATGTTTGCGTAGCATCTCCACTAAGAGTGTAAATGTATTGTTAGTGTACTCTGCTGTCAAGTTAGCTGAAACCTACCATAGATATGAATACTTGAAACACCGGCTGAAGGTAAGTTACAGTACTGTG
It encodes the following:
- the kcnk1a gene encoding potassium channel subfamily K member 1a codes for the protein MLQCLSGSSCVRVIEGYKSTWYFLVLVLAYVVYLIFGALVFSAVELPYEEELRRELRTVKQQFLEENECLSDERLEEFLARALEASNYGVSVLNNATTNWNWDFTSALFFASTVLSTTGYGHSVPLSDGGKAFCIIYSVVGIPFTLLFLTAVVQRIMEFSTRRPVEYLHRRWGMSKPLLGALHASLLAIITISCFFLIPAIIFSVLEEEWNFLESFYFCFISLSTIGLGDYVPGEGYHQRFRELYKLGITFYLILGLIAMLVVLETFCELQHLKKLRKIFYLKKQKTEDQLNIVDHDHLSFASVSDQAASFREDKTDLFPDDIVSTSPTATSNGPMDH